The sequence CACGAGGTCATAATCACGGTCCCGCTCGCGGGTGGTGTATTGCGACGCATCCACCTTTTCGAGCACCGCGTCGATGCCCATGGCCTGAAGGTTGGAGATGAAATTCTCGATGACCGCCGCCAGCGTCGCGGAGCCGGAGGAATTCAGCAGGAACCGCAGTTGCAGCGGCTCGCCCTCGGCGTTCCGGCGCATCCCGGCGTCCCCCACTTCCCAGCCCGCTTCGTCCAGCAGGCGCATGGCGGTCCGCAGGTTGCGGCGGTCCAGCAACCGCTCGGGGCTGGAGGTATGCGGCATCACCGCCTCGTCCGTCAGCAGTTCCGGCGGCACCACGTCGCCGAGGGACTCGAGCAGCGCCAGTTCGTCGCCTTCCGGCACGCCGGTGGCCATCAGCGGCGTGTCCTGCGTAAACGAGGCCCGCTGCTTGAACAGCCCGTACTGCAGCGACTCGTTGGTCCATTCGAAGTTGAAGGCCAGCGCCACGGCCTGCCGGACACGCTTGTCTTGCAGCACCTCGCGACCGAGGTTGAAAACGATGCCGTTCGGTGTGGGGGGCGATCCGTTCGGCAACTCCTCCTTCACGACCTGCCCCTGCTGGACCTTGGGAAAGTCATAGGCACTGGCCCACTGCTTCGAATTGCCCTCCGCGCGGAAAGTGTATTCACCCGCCTTGAACGCCTCGAAGGCGGAATTCTCGTCACCGAAATACTCGATCCGGATCCGGTCGAAGTTGTTCCGCCCGACGTTGAACGGCAGATCCGCGCCCCAGTAATCGGGGTTGCGCTTGTAGACGATGCGGCGGTTCACATCCACGGTCTCGACCATGTAGGGGCCAGACCCCGGCGAAATCTCGAGCCGCCCCTCGTCCAGACGGGCGCCGGTTTCCTCGTACCACTTCTTGGACCACGCAGGCACACCACCCACCTGCTCGATCAGGCTGCGCCGGGACACGCCCTCGGCAAAGTAGAACTTGATCGTGTAATCGTCGATGACCTCCACCTTCGGGATCAGCCGGCGCACCGCCTCCGCATAGGATTGCAGCCCCTGATCCAGCAGCAGGTTGTGCGAGAACGCGATGTCATGCGCCGTCACCGGATCACCGGTCGAGAACTTGGCATCCTTGCGCATGTAGAAGATCACCCAGTCCTTGCTGGGCGGATACTCGAGGCTTTCGCACAGCAGGCAGTAGTATTCCGAATAGACATCGGCCGGGGCCGGCGCGTTCACCCCTTCGCCCAGCAGGCTTTCGTACATCACCGTGCTGAGCGCCCCGCCGCGCCCCTTGCGCGTGTAGGGGTTCATCGAATCGAAGGTGCCCAGCGTCGAGATCGAAATCTCGCCGCCCTTGGGCGCATCCGGGTTCACGTAGTCGAAGTGGCTGTAATCCTCGGGGTACTTGAGATCGCCGAAAAAGGAGTAGCCGTGGCTCTTGATGGTCTCTTCCTGCGCGGCGGCGGCCGTGCCGACGATCAGCGACAGCCCGATAACCAGCAGCGCGCTCCACGCCGTCCAGAGCCGTCTTGTGGAGGTCAGTTCGGCGGCGCGGGACTGGGGTCGGATCATCAGGCTCTCCTTTGAGGGTCTCAAATCGTCGTTCAAACCAGATGTAAGCTAAAGGCCAATGCAGCCAAGATACAAGTTGCGAATATGTAATCTTGGGCCCGCCCGGCCCCGGATACGCAAAAGGCCGCCCCGAATGGACGGCCCTTCACGAAATTTTCATTTTTATCAGCCGCCTAGGCTGTCGAGATAGGCAATCACATTGGCGCGATCTTCGGGCTTGTTCAGACCCGCGAAACCCATCGTGGTCCCCGGCGCCCAGCCTTTCGGATCGGTCAGGAACGCGCTGAGCTTCTCGGGCTCCCACGCGCCTTCCTTGTCGGACAGGCCGCCGGAATAGCTGAAGCCGTCGACAGAGGCGATGTCACGCCCGACGACGCCGTTCAGGTGCGGGCCGACCGCATCGGTGCCGTCAACCTTGTGACAGGCGGAGCACTTGCGGAAAACGCTTTCGCCCTTGCCGGGATCGGCCGCTTCCATCAGCGCGGCGAAATCGATCTCTTCCTCGGGCTCCTCGGTCTCAGCGCTGGCAACTTCGATGACATAGGATTGCTCGCCATGTGCCTCGGCATGATAGATCTCTTCGCCGGCCCATTTGCCCAGCAGCAGGATCAGCCATGCACCGAAGAGGCCGCCGGCAATTTTTGTCAGTGTCATCGTATCGAACATGGGCGTGGTCCATTACTTCTGTGGCTTTCGTTGGCGGGTATCTATTGCTTTCCCTCTCGCGGGGCAAGGTGTAGTTACCGCGACCAAACGCCCCTCTCGGGCAATTCGCCGAAGGAAGATCACGAACATGGCAGAGACCCCGCCGCGCATCGCCTTTCAGGGCGCCCTGGGTGCCTATTCGCACGAGGCCTGCCTGCAGGCCAACCCCGAGATGATTCCCGTGCCCTGCACCACCTTCGAAGGTGTGATCCGGGCGGTGCGCGAAAACCGGGCGGACCTCGCGATGCTGCCGGTCGAAAACACTACCTACGGCCGGGTCGCGGACATCCACCGCCTGCTGCCGCAAAGCGGGCTGCGCATCATCGCCGAAGCCTTCGTGCGGGTGCGCATCGCCCTCATGGCCCGGCCCGGCGTCCGGCTGGAAGACGTCAAGCACGTCCGCGCCCACATGGTGCTGCTGCCCCAGGCGCAAAGCTTTCTCGACGCGCATGGCATCACCTCCGAGGCGGCGGCGGACAGCGCCGGGGCCGCCGCCGACCTCGCCGAATCCGCGGACAGTACCGAAGGCGTGCTGGCCAGCGAAGTCGCCGCCGACATCCACGGCCTCGACGTGCTGGCCCGCGACATCGAGGACATGGACCACAACACCACCCGTTTCCTGCTGATGTCCCCCCGGATCGACACGACACGCCGCGCGGACAAGATGCTGACGACCTTCGTCTTCGAGGTGCGCAACATTCCCGCCGCGCTCTACAAGGCGATGGGCGGCTTCGCGACCAACGGCGTCAACATGACGAAACTGGAAAGCTACATGGTCGGCGGCTCCTTCACGGCGACGCAATTCTACGCCGACATCGAAGGCCACCCCGAAGACCCCGCCGTCAAACGGGCGCTGGACGAACTGGGATACTTCACCAACATGCTGAACATCCTGGGTGTCTATCCTGCACACCCCGATCGCGGATGACGCAGTCCAGCCGGCCTCGACCCGCCGGCGTCACCTGCACCGGCAAAAGGCGCGCGCGATGACAGCCGCGTTCGCGAAGATGGCGCGCCGTGCGGGGCTCTGGCTGATGCTCGCGCCGTTCCTCGTGCTGTCGCTGATTTCCGATGCGGTGATGCCGGTCGCGACCGACCGCGGGATCCGGATGGTGCTTTGCACCGGTACCGAGATGGTCGAGATCCTCGTCGATCCGGACAGCGGCCAACCTGTTGATCCGTCGGACGCGGACGACACGCCGCCGCGCTGCGACTGGTCGGCGGCGCACCCGGCCTTCGCCCCCGCAGCCCCCACCGTGATCGCGGCGATCGCCGCGAATGTCACCGTCATCGCACCCGCGATTCCCCCGACGATCCTGTCCCACGCCGGCCCGACCGGCCTGCCTCCTGCCACCGGGCCTCCCGCGACGATCTGATTTCCCTCGAAACTCAGATTCATTCCAAGGAGGTCTCATGACCGACACGACACTCGGAGCCCGCTCTCCGGCGGCGCGCCCTGCAAGCGCATTCTACTTCATCGCGTGGCGCTGGCATTTCTACGCCGGCCTCTACGTCATCCCCTTCCTCTGCATGCTGGCCCTGACCGGCCTGACCATGCTCTGGATCTCGTGGTCCGCCGGCCTCGGGGCCGAACGCATGGCGGTCACCCCGGCCGGCAATCCGCTGCCCCTTGCCGAGCTACAGGCGACGGCCGAGGCTTCGATCCCCGGCAGCCGGGCGGTGCAATACGTCTCCCCCCTCGCGGAGAACCGGGTCGCATCCTTCGCCGTCGACGCCGGCGGCGTCAGGACCGGCGTCGCGCTCGATCCCTACAGAGGCACGGTGCTGCACAGCTTCCCGTGGCGCGCGGGGTGGTACGACTTCGCCAACGACATACACGGCTCGCTGCTGCTGGGCACCGTCGGCGACTGGCTGATCGAGATCGCGGCAAGCCTCGCCATCGTGCTGATCGCCAGCGGGCTCTACCTGCACTGGCCCCGTGGCGGCACAGGCTGGCGCAAGGCACTGGCGCCCCAATTGCGGTCACGGGGCCGCGGCTTCTGGAAATCGCTGCACGGGGTGACAGGGTTCTGGATATCCCTGCTCCTGCTGGTCTTTTTGGTCTCGGGTCTCAGCTGGGCCGGGGTCTGGGGCACCCAGATGATGCAGGCCTGGAACACCTTCCCGGCCGAGAAATGGGGCGCGCCGACCTCGGATGCCACCCATGCCTCGATGAACCACGGCACGGCGGAGGAGGTCCCCTGGGGCCTCGAACAGACGCCCATGCCGGCGTCCGGGTCGCTCGCCGGTGTCACGGCGATCCGGGGCGATGTCACGCTCGACAAGGTCGCCGATTTCGCCCGCACCCTCGGCTTCGACGGCCGTTTCCAGATCAACCTGCCCGCGGACGAAAGCGGGGTCTGGACGATCAGCCATGACAGCATGTCCAACGACGGACCGGACCCGACCGCCGACCGGACGCTGCACATCGACCGCTACACCGGCAACGTGCTGGCCGACGTGCGCTTCGCCGATTATTCCCCCTATGCCAAGGCGATGGCCGTGGGGATCGCCTTTCACGAAGGGGATCTTGGCGTCTGGAACCTGATGCTCAACACCCTGTTCTGTCTTTCGGTGATCGTGGTGTCGCTTTCGGGCCTCGTGATGTGGTGGAAAAGGCGTCCCGTTTCGGCCCGCGGCCTCGCCGCCCCGCCGCGACCCGCCGATGCGCCCTTCTGGAAGGGCGCGGCCCTGCTGGTCGTGGCGCTGGGTGTCCTGTTCCCGCTGGGCGGTGCCGCTATCCTCGCCGCGCTCCTGATCGACGTGACGCTGCTGCGGCTTCTGCCGGGGATGAGGCGCGCGCTCTCCTGAGGCGCATCAGGCGGCGGCCCCACGGGGCCGCTGCTCCGACGCCGCGGGCGTTAGCGGTGCGCAACCAATGGCGGCATCCCCGCGCTGCGACGGATCACGCCGTGCGCGAATGCCGTTCCTCCATCTGCCGCGCGAATTCCGCGACCCGCAGCTTGTACTTCTTCGTCAGGGAGTTCTTGGCCAATTTCATCGACTGCACCAGCAACCGGGCGCTCAGGTTCAGGGGCTTCACCTCGAGCTCGACAAGGACGCGGGTCCGGGAACGCGACAGGGGCATCAACTCGAACGTCATCGTGCCCAGCAGCCCGGGCGAAGTGCTTTCCAGCACCATCTCGTTGGGGCGGTCGTAGGTCACCATTTCCAGTTCCATCTCCCGGCGCTTGCCGCGCAGGTCGAAAGCGACCCGCCAGGTCATGCCGGGGCCCGGCACCCTCTTGTCGTCGACGCGCTGCACCTCGGCCCCCCGACGCATCGCGGAGCGTTCGAAAGTCTCGAAATCACTGAGCATCGCGAAGACCGCATCTATCGGTGCCTCCACGTCTTCCTTCGTCGAAAACTTCATGCTGTCGTCCCGATCTGCGCTGCCTCGTCCGCGTGGCCCGACGTTCCATGCGGGCCTTTTGCGTTTACCTTTGCCTCAATCCAACCGGTCCGCAAGCCAATTTTCCAACAGGAAGTGCGCGATGGCACCTTTGCGGGCGGGCAGGATCGTGTCGTGATTTCCGGCGAAAATCTCCATCATGTCTTCCCGCGACACCCACAAGGCATCCTCGATCTCGACGGGATCTATGGTGATCTCCCGGCTCAGGGCCTCCCCCGCGCAGCCGAACATCAGCGATGCCGGAAAGGGCCACGGCTGGCTCGACAGATAGCGGACCTCGCCGACCTGAACGCCCGCTTCCTCGAAGACTTCACGCCGGACCGCCGCTTCCAGTGTCTCGCCCGGTTCCACGAAACCCGCCAGCAGGGAATACATGCCCTGCGGCCAGCCCGGCGACCGCCCCATGAGAACGGAATTGCCGTGAGTAATCAGCATGATGACCACGGGATCGGTGCGCGGAAAATGCGAGGCCTTGCAGACCGTGCAGGCCCGTTGCCATCCGGCCTGAACCATGTCTGACCGGCTGCCGCAGGCCGCGCAGAACCCGTGCGCCCGGTGCCAGCCGAACATCGCGCGGCCCGTCGCCGCCAGCTCGGCGTCCCGGGGATCGAGCCAGGTCATCACCCGCCGCAGTTCGGCGAACACCATGTCGTCACCCAGTGCCGGATGCCGCTGCTCGCTGGGGTCGAGGAACCCGCCCAGGGCCGCTTCGTCGACGTTTTCGGGCTGCCATTGCGACAGGTCGAAGGCAAAGCGCGCCGCGCCGTTCTCGCGCCCCAGAAGAATCGTCTCCTCCGCCGCGTCCGCCAGCACCGGATGATCCATTTCCAGCCGCACCAGCCGCGCGGGCCGGGCCGGAGAGATCAGCGGCTTGCCCCGCCAGAACAGGATCGCCCGGGCGTCCGGATCGTCGCGCGCCGCGCGCAGGGCCGCCGGATCGTTGCGAATCTCGCCCGCCCGGTCCAGCGCAGAGCCGCCGAATGTCACCTGTTCCGCATGTCGCATGCTGCCGCCCCCCGTCCTGCGCTGCCGCTCGTGCGGCCTCTCTCGTTTGCACCAAGGTTCGGCCAAGGGCAATGGCCCCGCACCCTTGCGTTCGGGCACCCGTTTCCCTATATCGGGCCTCGAGAGGTTGGTGCGGGCAGGCGCCTCGCCAACCCGGTCAGGTCCGGAAGGAAGCAGCCGCAACGAGTCCCGCTTGGGTCGTTATCAATCTCTCACCCCAGCGCTTTTGCGCAGCAAAAGCGCGTCGCCCGACAGGGGCATCCAAAGGATGCTCCCGAGAGGGCCACGCAATCCAGACATCCCGTCATTCCTCAGGCTGCCCGCCCGCGCCTTTGGCCGCGCAACACAGCCGCACGCCGAGGAAACGGAAAATTATCATTCATTAACAGTATCTTGCGTTACCCATGGGTAACCCCGCGCTACAACCGCTCCGCGGCAAAGGTGTCGCAATCCGCCACTTGCCCGCTGTCGAACCCCCTGTCGAACCAGCGCGCGCGTTGTTCCGACGTGCCGTGCGTAAAGGTATGCGGCTGCGGCACCCGGCCCGCCTGTCGTTGCAGGTAGTCGTCCCCGATCTTGCGCGCGGCGTTCAGGGCTTCGTCCAGATCGCCCCGCTCCATCAGTCCGCGCACGTTCGTGGCCCAGACGCCTGACAGGCAATCCGCCATCAGCTCCAGCCGCACGGTCAGCGCGTTTGCCTCCGTCTGGCTGGCGCGTTGCCGCGCCGCGTTGACCTCCGGCAGGATGCCAAGCTGGTTCTGAACGTGGTGGGCCACCTCGTGCGCGATCACGTAGGCCGCGGCAAAGTCACCCCCCGCGCCCATCCGCTGGCTCAGCATGGTGAAGAACTGCGTGTCGAGATATGCCTTCTCGTCCGCCGGGCAATAGAAGGGCCCGGTGGCCCCCGACGCGCCGCCGCACGGGCTTTGCGTGACACCCGAGAAGATTACCAGCCGCGGCGGCTCGTAGGTACGCCCCAACTGGTCGCGGAACACCTGCGTCCAGACTTCTTCCGTCGTGGTCAGCACCTGCGCGCTGAACTGCGTGGCCGCGTCATCCTCGGCGCTGACCGGCGTGCTCTGCTGGGTAGGCGTGCCACCTGACCCGGTCAGAAGCGGTGTGACGTCGATGCCGGTGAAATAACCGATGCCCAGCACGAACAGCACCCCGACAAGACCCAGCCCGCCAACCCGGCCGGCACCGCCGCCCCCACGCCGGACCTCGACGTTCCTGCTTCGCCGGATGCCACGTAACCGCATGATATTTTCCTTGCTATGTCATGAGATATTGTCAGGCAAACGCGCGTCGCACACAATGGTTCGATGAGCACCGACAATGAACTGGCCGAAGACCGGACGGACTGGGCCGAAGACCGCACGATCCTGGCCAACGAACGTACCTTCGCGGGCTGGATGCGCACCGGCATGGCCTCGCTGGCCGTGGCGATCGGCCTGCGCGCGGTGTTCGGGGATTTCGAACCGACATGGGCGGCCAAGGCGGTGGCCACGGTGTTCATCGTGGCGGCGATCTACATCTTCTGGGCCGCCCACGATCAGGCGACAAAGACATTGAAACGGCTCAACGACCACCACGCCGAGGCGCAGCCCAACAGCCGGATGCGGACGCTGGCCATCATCCTCAGCGCGGCCTCCGTCGCGGTGGGCGCGGTGCTCTGGGCGCTCTGACGGCGGTGGACGCCGCGCGCCCGAAAGCCTACCTTGGCCACCGGACCGAATCCGAAGGATTTTCATGACCGACAGCACCGCCTACCGCGTTCTGGCGCGCAAGTATCGCCCCGAGACCTTTGCAGACCTCGTGGGTCAGGACGCGATGGTGCGCACGCTCAAGAACGCCTTTGCGGCGGACCGGATCGCGCAGGCCTTCATCATGACCGGCATCCGCGGCACCGGCAAGACGACGACGGCGCGCATCATCGCCAAGGGGATGAACTGCATCGGGCCGGACGGCAACGGCGGGCCGACGACCGAACCCTGCGGCGTCTGCGAACACTGCGTCGCGATCATGGAAGGTCGCCACGTCGACGTGATGGAGATGGACGCGGCCTCCAACACCGGCGTCGCCAACATCCGCGAAATCATCGACAGCGTGCACTACCGCGCGGCCTCCGCGCGCTACAAGGTCTACATCATCGACGAGGTGCACATGCTGTCGACCGGGGCATTCAACGCCCTGCTCAAGACGCTCGAGGAACCGCCCGAGCACGTGAAGTTCATCTTCGCCACCACCGAGATCCGCAAGGTCCCGGTCACGGTGCTGTCACGCTGCCAGCGCTTCGACCTGCGCCGGATCGAACCCGAGGTGATGATCGCCCTGCTGCGCCGGATCGCCGACGCCGAAAGGGCCGAGATCGCGGATGACGCGCTGGCGCTGATCACCCGCGCGGCCGAAGGATCGGCGCGGGATGCCACGTCGCTGCTGGATCAGGCGATCAGCCACGGTGCCGGGGAAACCACGGCCGTGCAGGTCCGCGCGATGCTGGGCCTCGCGGACCGGGGCCGCGTGCTCGACCTCTTCGACATGATCCTGCGCGGCGATGCGGCGGGCGCCCTCACCGAACTGTCGGCGCAATACGCCGACGGCGCCGACCCGATGGCGGTGCTGCGCGATCTGGCCGAGATCACGCATTGGGTCTCGGTGGTCAAGATCACGCCCGAAGCGGCCGAGGATCCCACCGTATCGCCCGAAGAACGCAACCGGGGCACGGCGATGGCCGAGGCGCTGCCGATGCGGGTGCTCACGCGGCTCTGGCAGATGCTGCTCAAGGCGCTGGACGAAGTGGCGGGCGCCCCGAACGCCATGATGGCGGCGGAAATGGCAATCATCCGGCTGACCCACGTGGCCGACCTGCCCAGCCCCGAGGAACTTGTGCGCCGACTCCAGAACGGGGCGCCGCCCGCGGCCCCCGGCCCGGCACCGGCACCCGGCGGGGGCGGCGGCGCGGGCGCGTCTGCCCCGTCCTCGCAGGGCGCTGCCGCCGTCAGGCAGGCGACGGCCCGGATGGCGGGCAACCCCGGCCCGGCCTCGCAGAACACCGCTCTCGCGCAGGATCCCGACGCGGCGCTCTCCCGGTTTCCCACCTTCGAACACGTGGTCGAGCTGATCCGCGCCAACCGCGACGTCAAGCTGCTGGTCGAGGTGGAAACGACCCTGCGTCTCGCCGCCTATCAACCCGGCCGGATCGAATTCACTCCGACCGACAGCGCGCCGCGCGACCTTGCACAGCGGCTGGGCGCAAGGCTGCAGTTATGGACCGGCAACCGCTGGGCCGTCAGCATCGTGAACGGCGCGACCGCCCGGACCATCGCCGAGGTGCGCGACGCGCGCGAGGACGCACTGCGCGCGGACGCCCAGGCGCATCCGCTCATGCAGGCGGTGCTCGCCACCTTCCCCAAGGCCCGCATCACCGCCATCCGCACACCCGAACAGGTGGCCGCGCAGGCGGAAACCGAAGCCCTGCCCGAGGTCGAGGACGAATGGGATCCCTTCGAGGACAGTTGATACCGGCCCCCGCGGCCCTCATATGACAGACAACCAGACACCAGGAGACATCGAATGTTCAAAGGACTAGGCGGGCTCGGCGACATGGCCGGCATGATGAAGAAGGCCCAGGAAATGCAGGGCAAGATGGCCGAGCTGCAGGAGGAGATGCACAACATCCTCGTGACCGGCGAAAGCGGCGCCGGCCTGGTCAAGGCGACCTGTTCGGCCAAGGGCGAGCTCAAGAGCCTCGACATCGATCCGTCGATCTTCAACGGCGACGACAAGGAAGTCGTCGAAGACCTGATCCTCGCCGCGATCAAGGACGCCCAGGCCAAGGCGTCGGAGCGGGCGCAGGAAGAAATGTCGAAACTGACCGAGGGCCTTGGCCTGCCGCCGGGCATGAACCTGCCGTTCTGAGCGCGGCGCCCCGCTTCTTTATGCCCCAAATACTCTAGTGCAACAGCCGCCGCCGGGAGCGCCGGAATGAGTTCGACCCGCGACATCGACGCCCTGATCGAGATGATGGCGAAACTGCCGGGGCTCGGCCCCCGGTCGGCGCGGCGCGCGGTGCTGCACCTGATCCGCAAGCGGGCGCTGCAACTGACGCCCCTCGCGGACCTGATGCAGACCGTCGCGGCGACCGCGAGGGAATGCGTGAACTGCGGGAATGTCGGCACCGCGGATGTCTGCGACATCTGCACGTCCGAGAAGCGCGCCAACGGCGAGATCTGCGTCGTCGAGGATGTCGCCGATCTGTGGGCGATGGAACGCGCGGGTGTCTTCAAGGGCCGCTACCACGTGCTCGGCGGGACGTTGTCGGCGCTCGACGCCATCGGCCCGCAGGAACTGCGCATCCCCCGGCTGATCGACAGAGTGTCCAGCGAGGGAATCACCGAAGTGATCCTTGCGCTGAATGCCACGATCGACGGCCAGACAACGGCGCATTACATCGCCGACCGGCTGGAAGGTCAGGTTCGGCTGACGTCGCTCGCGCAGGGCGTGCCCATCGGCGGCGAGCTCGACTATCTGGACGATGGCACGATCAGCGCCGCGATGCGTGCCCGCAAGGCGTTGTAGCCGATTTCTCCGACGCGAAGGGGCCGGAAGCCGCAAGATTTCCTGACGTGCGCCCGGCCCTGAAACAACGCAGGCCGCCCGCTCCTCCCAAAGCAGGCGGCCCGTCCGTCGCGATTTTCCGTCCTCTCAGAGAACGATCACATCCAGCGGCGGAAACCCGTTGAACCCGACGGAACTGTAGGAGCTGGTATAGGCACCGCAGTTCCGGATCATCACCTTGTCGCCCGATTTGAGGGCAAGAGGCAAATGAATCGGGCGTTTCTCGTAAAGGATATCCGCAGAGTCGCAGGAAGGTCCAGCAAGAACACA is a genomic window of Sulfitobacter alexandrii containing:
- a CDS encoding neutral zinc metallopeptidase, giving the protein MRLRGIRRSRNVEVRRGGGGAGRVGGLGLVGVLFVLGIGYFTGIDVTPLLTGSGGTPTQQSTPVSAEDDAATQFSAQVLTTTEEVWTQVFRDQLGRTYEPPRLVIFSGVTQSPCGGASGATGPFYCPADEKAYLDTQFFTMLSQRMGAGGDFAAAYVIAHEVAHHVQNQLGILPEVNAARQRASQTEANALTVRLELMADCLSGVWATNVRGLMERGDLDEALNAARKIGDDYLQRQAGRVPQPHTFTHGTSEQRARWFDRGFDSGQVADCDTFAAERL
- a CDS encoding c-type cytochrome, translating into MFDTMTLTKIAGGLFGAWLILLLGKWAGEEIYHAEAHGEQSYVIEVASAETEEPEEEIDFAALMEAADPGKGESVFRKCSACHKVDGTDAVGPHLNGVVGRDIASVDGFSYSGGLSDKEGAWEPEKLSAFLTDPKGWAPGTTMGFAGLNKPEDRANVIAYLDSLGG
- the nudC gene encoding NAD(+) diphosphatase, which gives rise to MRHAEQVTFGGSALDRAGEIRNDPAALRAARDDPDARAILFWRGKPLISPARPARLVRLEMDHPVLADAAEETILLGRENGAARFAFDLSQWQPENVDEAALGGFLDPSEQRHPALGDDMVFAELRRVMTWLDPRDAELAATGRAMFGWHRAHGFCAACGSRSDMVQAGWQRACTVCKASHFPRTDPVVIMLITHGNSVLMGRSPGWPQGMYSLLAGFVEPGETLEAAVRREVFEEAGVQVGEVRYLSSQPWPFPASLMFGCAGEALSREITIDPVEIEDALWVSREDMMEIFAGNHDTILPARKGAIAHFLLENWLADRLD
- a CDS encoding YidH family protein; this encodes MSTDNELAEDRTDWAEDRTILANERTFAGWMRTGMASLAVAIGLRAVFGDFEPTWAAKAVATVFIVAAIYIFWAAHDQATKTLKRLNDHHAEAQPNSRMRTLAIILSAASVAVGAVLWAL
- a CDS encoding PepSY-associated TM helix domain-containing protein; protein product: MTDTTLGARSPAARPASAFYFIAWRWHFYAGLYVIPFLCMLALTGLTMLWISWSAGLGAERMAVTPAGNPLPLAELQATAEASIPGSRAVQYVSPLAENRVASFAVDAGGVRTGVALDPYRGTVLHSFPWRAGWYDFANDIHGSLLLGTVGDWLIEIAASLAIVLIASGLYLHWPRGGTGWRKALAPQLRSRGRGFWKSLHGVTGFWISLLLLVFLVSGLSWAGVWGTQMMQAWNTFPAEKWGAPTSDATHASMNHGTAEEVPWGLEQTPMPASGSLAGVTAIRGDVTLDKVADFARTLGFDGRFQINLPADESGVWTISHDSMSNDGPDPTADRTLHIDRYTGNVLADVRFADYSPYAKAMAVGIAFHEGDLGVWNLMLNTLFCLSVIVVSLSGLVMWWKRRPVSARGLAAPPRPADAPFWKGAALLVVALGVLFPLGGAAILAALLIDVTLLRLLPGMRRALS
- the recR gene encoding recombination mediator RecR; the protein is MSSTRDIDALIEMMAKLPGLGPRSARRAVLHLIRKRALQLTPLADLMQTVAATARECVNCGNVGTADVCDICTSEKRANGEICVVEDVADLWAMERAGVFKGRYHVLGGTLSALDAIGPQELRIPRLIDRVSSEGITEVILALNATIDGQTTAHYIADRLEGQVRLTSLAQGVPIGGELDYLDDGTISAAMRARKAL
- a CDS encoding prephenate dehydratase — translated: MAETPPRIAFQGALGAYSHEACLQANPEMIPVPCTTFEGVIRAVRENRADLAMLPVENTTYGRVADIHRLLPQSGLRIIAEAFVRVRIALMARPGVRLEDVKHVRAHMVLLPQAQSFLDAHGITSEAAADSAGAAADLAESADSTEGVLASEVAADIHGLDVLARDIEDMDHNTTRFLLMSPRIDTTRRADKMLTTFVFEVRNIPAALYKAMGGFATNGVNMTKLESYMVGGSFTATQFYADIEGHPEDPAVKRALDELGYFTNMLNILGVYPAHPDRG
- a CDS encoding DNA polymerase III subunit gamma/tau — encoded protein: MTDSTAYRVLARKYRPETFADLVGQDAMVRTLKNAFAADRIAQAFIMTGIRGTGKTTTARIIAKGMNCIGPDGNGGPTTEPCGVCEHCVAIMEGRHVDVMEMDAASNTGVANIREIIDSVHYRAASARYKVYIIDEVHMLSTGAFNALLKTLEEPPEHVKFIFATTEIRKVPVTVLSRCQRFDLRRIEPEVMIALLRRIADAERAEIADDALALITRAAEGSARDATSLLDQAISHGAGETTAVQVRAMLGLADRGRVLDLFDMILRGDAAGALTELSAQYADGADPMAVLRDLAEITHWVSVVKITPEAAEDPTVSPEERNRGTAMAEALPMRVLTRLWQMLLKALDEVAGAPNAMMAAEMAIIRLTHVADLPSPEELVRRLQNGAPPAAPGPAPAPGGGGGAGASAPSSQGAAAVRQATARMAGNPGPASQNTALAQDPDAALSRFPTFEHVVELIRANRDVKLLVEVETTLRLAAYQPGRIEFTPTDSAPRDLAQRLGARLQLWTGNRWAVSIVNGATARTIAEVRDAREDALRADAQAHPLMQAVLATFPKARITAIRTPEQVAAQAETEALPEVEDEWDPFEDS
- a CDS encoding YbaB/EbfC family nucleoid-associated protein; amino-acid sequence: MFKGLGGLGDMAGMMKKAQEMQGKMAELQEEMHNILVTGESGAGLVKATCSAKGELKSLDIDPSIFNGDDKEVVEDLILAAIKDAQAKASERAQEEMSKLTEGLGLPPGMNLPF
- a CDS encoding SRPBCC family protein, with the protein product MKFSTKEDVEAPIDAVFAMLSDFETFERSAMRRGAEVQRVDDKRVPGPGMTWRVAFDLRGKRREMELEMVTYDRPNEMVLESTSPGLLGTMTFELMPLSRSRTRVLVELEVKPLNLSARLLVQSMKLAKNSLTKKYKLRVAEFARQMEERHSRTA
- a CDS encoding extracellular solute-binding protein; the encoded protein is MIRPQSRAAELTSTRRLWTAWSALLVIGLSLIVGTAAAAQEETIKSHGYSFFGDLKYPEDYSHFDYVNPDAPKGGEISISTLGTFDSMNPYTRKGRGGALSTVMYESLLGEGVNAPAPADVYSEYYCLLCESLEYPPSKDWVIFYMRKDAKFSTGDPVTAHDIAFSHNLLLDQGLQSYAEAVRRLIPKVEVIDDYTIKFYFAEGVSRRSLIEQVGGVPAWSKKWYEETGARLDEGRLEISPGSGPYMVETVDVNRRIVYKRNPDYWGADLPFNVGRNNFDRIRIEYFGDENSAFEAFKAGEYTFRAEGNSKQWASAYDFPKVQQGQVVKEELPNGSPPTPNGIVFNLGREVLQDKRVRQAVALAFNFEWTNESLQYGLFKQRASFTQDTPLMATGVPEGDELALLESLGDVVPPELLTDEAVMPHTSSPERLLDRRNLRTAMRLLDEAGWEVGDAGMRRNAEGEPLQLRFLLNSSGSATLAAVIENFISNLQAMGIDAVLEKVDASQYTTRERDRDYDLVFDEYAAFLGTGTGLKQRFGSEDAAYSLFNPAGLASPLVDTLIEASLRAETSEEEAAALRALDRALRYEFFMIPVWYNDVYWVAYYDQYEHPDIPPYALGYLDFWWYNADKAAELRAAGALR